A single genomic interval of Bos taurus isolate L1 Dominette 01449 registration number 42190680 breed Hereford chromosome 6, ARS-UCD2.0, whole genome shotgun sequence harbors:
- the HS3ST1 gene encoding heparan sulfate glucosamine 3-O-sulfotransferase 1 isoform X1, with translation MAPLLLGAVMLVAQLQLVPSRPAVVPGDEPGLPELVRKAAALQEEISDGAAPNGSAQQLPQTIIIGVRKGGTRALLEMLSLHPDVAAAENEVHFFDWEEHYSQGLGWYLSQMPFSAPHQLTVEKTPAYFTSPKVPERVHGMNPAIRLLLILRDPSERVLSDYTQVFYNHVQKRKPYPSIEEFLVRDGRLNVDYKALNRSLYHLHMQNWLRFFPLRRIHIVDGDRLIRDPFPEIQKVERFLRLSPQINASNFYFNKTKGFYCLRDSGRDRCLHESKGRAHPQVDPRLLNKLHEYFHEPNKKFFELVGRTFDWH, from the coding sequence ATGGCCCCGCTGCTCCTGGGCGCGGTGATGCTGGTGGCCCAGCTCCAGCTAGTGCCTTCCCGCCCCGCGGTGGTGCCAGGGGACGAGCCGGGCCTGCCGGAGCTGGTGCGGAAAGCGGCAGCCCTCCAGGAGGAGATCTCCGACGGCGCAGCCCCCAACGGCTCCGCCCAGCAGCTGCCGCAGACCATCATCATCGGAGTGCGCAAGGGCGGTACCCGCGCACTGTTGGAGATGCTCAGCCTGCATCCGGACGTGGCGGCCGCCGAGAACGAGGTGCACTTCTTCGACTGGGAGGAGCACTACAGCCAAGGCCTGGGCTGGTACCTCAGCCAGATGCCCTTCTCCGCCCCACACCAGCTCACGGTGGAAAAGACCCCTGCGTACTTCACGTCGCCCAAAGTGCCTGAGCGCGTCCACGGCATGAACCCGGCCATCCGGCTGCTGCTTATCCTGCGGGACCCGTCGGAGCGCGTGCTATCCGACTACACGCAAGTGTTCTACAACCACGTGCAGAAGCGCAAGCCCTACCCGTCCATCGAGGAGTTCCTGGTGCGCGACGGCCGCCTCAACGTGGACTACAAGGCTCTCAACCGCAGCCTGTACCACCTGCACATGCAGAACTGGCTGCGTTTCTTCCCGCTGCGCCGCATCCACATCGTGGACGGCGACCGCCTCATCAGGGACCCCTTCCCCGAGATCCAGAAGGTGGAGCGGTTCCTGAGGCTGTCGCCGCAGATCAACGCCTCCAACTTCTACTTTAACAAAACCAAGGGCTTCTACTGCCTGAGGGACAGCGGCCGGGACCGCTGCTTACACGAGTCCAAAGGCCGGGCGCACCCCCAAGTGGACCCCAGACTCCTCAATAAACTGCACGAATATTTTCATGAGCCAAATAAGAAATTCTTTGAGCTTGTCGGCAGAACATTTGActggcactga